The following are from one region of the Paenibacillus sp. KS-LC4 genome:
- a CDS encoding DMT family transporter: MNSEQKKLRLHPYAWLLIAVLAIAVSSIIIKFSHAPSSVAGMYRLLMTVVIMLPLVPWKVLRTIRLTGKEWMVLSCAGFFLGLHFLLWMESLKYTSVASSMVFITLQPFFVMLGSFFLFKERQTIAGSLCMALAVLGSFVIAWGDIGISREALFGDLLSLLGTMAVAVYMIAGQRVSNSLPSNLYSLIVFLIAGTVMFIYNLVNQIALTGYAAEEWMYFALLAIIPTIFGHLVFNMLLKHIGATNVSMAIIGEPVLAMILAYFLLNEYLNTAQLIGSFLTIASMGMFFRLRARYIAVAAETPA, encoded by the coding sequence ATGAATTCTGAACAGAAGAAATTACGGCTCCATCCTTATGCTTGGCTGCTTATTGCTGTTTTGGCTATAGCCGTATCGTCGATCATTATTAAGTTTTCACATGCTCCGTCATCGGTGGCAGGTATGTACCGGTTGCTTATGACCGTCGTTATTATGCTGCCGCTTGTGCCGTGGAAGGTGCTGCGAACAATTCGGCTAACCGGCAAAGAGTGGATGGTTTTAAGTTGTGCAGGCTTTTTTCTTGGCCTGCATTTTTTGTTGTGGATGGAATCGCTGAAATATACGTCCGTTGCAAGCTCTATGGTATTTATAACGCTGCAGCCTTTTTTTGTTATGCTGGGCTCGTTCTTTCTATTTAAAGAGCGCCAGACGATAGCGGGCAGTCTTTGTATGGCGCTTGCGGTATTGGGCTCCTTCGTTATCGCTTGGGGCGATATCGGAATTTCGCGTGAGGCATTATTTGGCGATTTATTGTCCTTGCTCGGAACGATGGCGGTTGCCGTATATATGATAGCTGGGCAAAGGGTCAGCAACAGCCTGCCCTCGAATCTGTATAGCTTAATTGTCTTTTTAATTGCAGGAACAGTTATGTTTATTTACAATCTTGTCAATCAAATTGCATTAACGGGGTATGCTGCGGAGGAATGGATGTATTTTGCCCTGCTTGCGATTATTCCGACGATCTTCGGACATTTGGTGTTTAATATGCTGTTGAAGCATATTGGGGCGACGAACGTTTCGATGGCGATTATCGGTGAGCCGGTGCTGGCCATGATTTTGGCTTATTTTCTGCTTAATGAATATTTAAATACTGCGCAGCTAATTGGAAGCTTCTTGACGATTGCCAGCATGGGCATGTTTTTCCGACTACGGGCACGGTACATAGCAGTTGCTGCGGAGACACCCGCATAA
- a CDS encoding TlpA disulfide reductase family protein has protein sequence MKRASAWFIVAFVLAGLAISQYMEKDSAIITASGDFKPKAGYSAQQFELQALDEQMYKIGGKQGKLSFVNFWASWCGPCELEAPDLQELHEKYGDKIAMYGVNSTKFDKERAARQFVADHEFTFTILMDREGEVTKEYKVNTFPTTFLIDSNGVIRERINGVIPLSEWDRLIEKYS, from the coding sequence ATGAAGAGAGCGTCCGCATGGTTTATAGTAGCTTTTGTACTGGCTGGCTTGGCTATTTCGCAATATATGGAGAAGGACAGCGCAATTATAACTGCTTCAGGGGATTTTAAGCCAAAAGCAGGATATTCTGCCCAGCAGTTTGAGCTTCAGGCGCTTGATGAGCAGATGTACAAAATCGGCGGCAAGCAGGGCAAGCTTAGCTTCGTAAATTTTTGGGCGTCTTGGTGTGGCCCTTGTGAGCTGGAGGCGCCTGATTTACAGGAGCTTCATGAGAAGTATGGGGATAAAATCGCAATGTATGGCGTTAATTCAACTAAGTTTGACAAAGAGCGCGCGGCTAGGCAATTTGTGGCGGATCATGAATTCACGTTTACCATTCTGATGGATCGCGAGGGAGAGGTCACGAAGGAATATAAGGTAAATACTTTTCCGACGACGTTTCTAATTGACTCCAACGGTGTCATTCGCGAAAGAATCAACGGCGTCATTCCACTTTCGGAATGGGATCGTCTCATTGAAAAATATTCATAA
- a CDS encoding M67 family metallopeptidase, translated as MQLQLLYITTQAHDRLIASCREAWPREACGILTGESDIGKISDVTAIANVHSSPATAFAFAPDDWVKAYYRMQKSRQSLLGFFHSHPTSHTQPSTADGLGIHTDDQSLSYWIISLQQPLQPEIQAYCRMKGGFQPLQWAIAD; from the coding sequence ATGCAATTGCAGCTGCTATATATAACTACACAAGCTCATGATCGGCTTATTGCCTCATGCCGAGAAGCATGGCCGAGGGAAGCCTGCGGAATTTTGACAGGCGAAAGCGATATCGGCAAAATATCGGACGTGACCGCCATCGCCAACGTCCATTCATCCCCTGCAACCGCCTTCGCATTCGCTCCAGACGATTGGGTAAAGGCTTATTACCGCATGCAAAAAAGCCGGCAATCTCTGCTCGGCTTCTTTCACTCTCATCCAACGTCGCATACCCAGCCTTCAACTGCTGATGGGCTCGGCATCCATACAGATGATCAATCATTGTCATATTGGATTATTTCTTTGCAGCAGCCTTTACAGCCTGAAATACAGGCTTATTGCCGCATGAAGGGAGGCTTTCAGCCGTTGCAATGGGCTATCGCTGACTGA
- a CDS encoding 3'-5' exonuclease, with product MKEPKGVGRMWSLYKMGGFTPAIASMLGSQNAQQMAFIRSVNKEQRKQSPLDMLLREMEFIVFDLETTGFYPSNGDEIISFGAVLMRGSEIYSSETFYSLVNPKRRIPRAIVELTGITNEMVEDAPDLMQVLHDFMEFVGKRPLVAHASGHDKQFLNAALWRTSKVNLNHRVLDTMMVAKWLEPKRDSYALDDLLEDSGITITQRHHALEDSLMTAELWQTYLRRIFERNINTLGDLYAYLSQR from the coding sequence ATGAAGGAACCTAAAGGCGTGGGACGGATGTGGAGCTTATATAAAATGGGCGGCTTTACGCCGGCCATAGCCTCAATGCTGGGATCGCAAAACGCCCAGCAAATGGCTTTTATTCGCTCTGTCAACAAAGAGCAGCGCAAGCAATCCCCGCTTGACATGCTGCTTAGAGAAATGGAATTTATCGTGTTCGACTTGGAGACAACGGGGTTTTACCCGTCGAATGGAGATGAAATTATTTCCTTTGGCGCGGTATTAATGAGGGGGAGTGAAATTTATTCCTCGGAAACGTTTTACAGCCTCGTTAATCCAAAGCGCCGCATTCCGCGGGCTATTGTGGAGCTAACGGGCATTACGAATGAAATGGTCGAGGACGCCCCCGATTTAATGCAGGTGCTGCATGACTTCATGGAGTTTGTCGGCAAGCGCCCGCTCGTTGCCCATGCCTCCGGACATGATAAGCAATTTCTCAACGCCGCGCTATGGCGAACGTCGAAGGTTAACTTAAACCACCGTGTATTAGATACGATGATGGTTGCCAAGTGGCTGGAGCCGAAGCGTGATAGCTACGCGCTTGATGATTTGCTGGAAGACAGCGGCATTACGATTACACAGCGGCATCACGCGCTGGAGGATTCTTTAATGACGGCGGAATTGTGGCAGACGTATTTGCGTCGTATTTTTGAACGGAATATCAATACGCTGGGCGACCTGTACGCTTATCTCAGTCAGCGATAG
- a CDS encoding DUF294 nucleotidyltransferase-like domain-containing protein, whose product MTDPVQVKLLEQIGSAGEASALRSLRDQVHDRMKEALLASPVEQFNEQLNEMHDSVISRAIALAEAEMARMGKGSPPVPYAYLLFGSGGREEQTLSSDQDSGIVYDNRVGDKPYVQRYFNELSALIVSYLQIAGYPPCEGEVISSNPEWCKSLSAWEEQINLWFKEPSWEAVRYLLILADARCIFGSELLMRKFKDIFFTDMLATPIIIRRMLENTMRHKMLLGVFGHLLKEQYGEDAGSLDIKYGAYIPMVNAIRLLSIQRGIRESSTLDRMRRLLEEKELSEQEAKQCEQAFLFILKLRLLSIESSENGWYGNNGKVASRKLTKEMKDQLKKSLRLGKKLQRKVYKITMGRLV is encoded by the coding sequence ATGACGGACCCTGTGCAGGTGAAGCTGCTGGAGCAGATTGGCTCGGCCGGAGAGGCGAGCGCGCTGCGCAGCTTGCGGGATCAGGTACATGATCGGATGAAGGAAGCTCTCCTTGCAAGCCCTGTCGAACAGTTTAATGAACAATTGAATGAGATGCATGATTCGGTGATCAGCCGGGCAATTGCACTCGCAGAAGCGGAAATGGCACGGATGGGGAAGGGTTCTCCTCCCGTGCCTTACGCATATTTATTATTCGGCAGCGGAGGCAGGGAGGAGCAAACCTTGTCCAGCGATCAGGACAGCGGCATTGTTTATGATAATAGAGTTGGTGATAAGCCGTATGTGCAGCGCTATTTTAATGAATTATCAGCGTTAATTGTTAGCTACCTCCAAATAGCGGGATATCCCCCATGTGAGGGAGAGGTCATCAGCAGCAACCCCGAGTGGTGCAAATCACTGTCAGCATGGGAGGAGCAAATTAACCTGTGGTTCAAGGAGCCGAGCTGGGAGGCAGTTCGATATTTGCTAATTTTAGCGGATGCACGCTGTATTTTTGGAAGTGAGCTGCTCATGCGGAAATTTAAGGATATTTTTTTCACCGACATGCTGGCAACGCCGATTATTATTAGACGCATGCTGGAAAATACGATGAGGCATAAAATGCTGCTCGGCGTATTCGGCCATTTGCTTAAGGAGCAATATGGAGAGGATGCAGGCAGTCTGGATATTAAGTATGGGGCCTACATTCCTATGGTCAATGCGATTCGTCTGTTATCAATACAGCGAGGTATTCGTGAGTCTTCTACACTGGACCGCATGCGGAGGCTTTTGGAAGAAAAGGAGCTTTCGGAGCAGGAGGCAAAGCAATGTGAGCAGGCTTTTCTCTTTATTCTTAAGCTTCGGCTGTTATCAATCGAAAGCTCGGAAAACGGCTGGTATGGCAACAATGGCAAAGTAGCTTCTCGCAAGCTGACGAAAGAGATGAAAGATCAATTGAAGAAAAGCTTGCGGCTGGGCAAGAAGCTGCAGCGCAAAGTGTATAAAATCACGATGGGAAGGCTTGTGTAA